The Bacteroidota bacterium genomic sequence CCTTCTATCCCAATGAATTTTGGGAGAATCAACATCAGTGGAATTAAGAATATCACCTGTCGAGCCAATGTTAAAAGCAATGCCGGCTTGGCCTTTCCGATTGCCTGAAAAAATGACGCGCCCAACATCTGAATTCCTACCAGAGGAATTACAATAATTACAATTACCAAATATCTTGATCCCGGTATAATCAGAGCCTCATCATTTGTGAAAATTTCGAAGACCTCTCGCGGGAAAACTGACATTACAAACAAACTTATACTTCCGAGGATAAAAGCAGAGATAAAGGATATTTTTATCACCTTTAGTACTCTGTCATAATTCTCAGCTCCAAAATTATAACCCAGTATCGGCAGGAAGCCCTGTATTAATCCTATCATTGGAAAAACCGACATCATCATCACTCTGTTCAGAATACCGTATGCTGCCACATCTACTTCGCTGCCGTAAACCATAAGACTGTGGTTTATAAATATAGCTATTATACTTGCAGAACCCTGTCTGGCAAATGATGATGAACCTATTCCAATAACTTCTTTTACAGTGTCTACATTAAGCTTTAAATATTGAAGTTTAATAACTACTGAGCTTTTACCTGATCCAATAAAATAATATGCAATGAAAATAAATGTCAGAATTTGGGCAATAAGTGTAGCCCATGCAGCTCCTGAAATTCCCCAACTGAGCCAGATAATAAATATATAATCCATCACCAGATTCAATACCGAAGAAACCAGCATAACTATCATCGACATTCTGGCATTACCTTCCGATCGGATAATGTTGTTGCCTGCCATGGAAAGTCCGAGGAAAGGAGTTCCGGCCAAAACTATCAGGTAGTATTCTTTCGCATAGGGGAAAATTTCTCCATCGGCACCGAATAACATCAAAACTGTATCGGGGAAAATATAACCAATTAGTGTAAACAGTACCGTAAATGTAAAGGTGAGCATTAGCAAATTCCCGAAAACAGTATTGGCTTTATCTGCTTGATTTGCTCCAAGGTAACGCGATATCAGAGATGATCCTCCAACACCCAGTGCCATACCAACAGCAGCAATCAGCATTGTTATAGGCATAACAATTGCCAGTCCTCCAATTGCCATGGATCCTACAAATCTCGCAACAAAAATGGTGTCTATAACATTATAGAGAACCATTACCATCATTCCTATTGTGGCGGGAACAGACAGTTTTAGCAACAAGCTTCCTATGTTGAGTTTTCCTAATTCGTCGGTATGTGCTTGAACTTTTGCCAAAAAAGAATATTATGTTTTTCGCTCCACTTTTGGGGTGTTATGTGATTGATTTTCAGTAGTAGGCTAAGTTAGTGCAATAAAAGTTAATTATTACACAATTTCTCTATTTGCTCCTTCATGGTTTCGAAACTCACGCCCCCTACAATTTTATCAACCAGCATTCCATCTTTATCTATGATTAACTGAGTAGGAAAAGAAGATATTTTCTGGGCGTCAACAAAATTGCTTCCGTTAGGAATTAGCTTGTACTTAAACGGGTGCATATAAGTGAAATTTTCAACCTCATCTTCGTTATTTAGCGAAACACCGATGAAAACAACATTTCTGTCGCTGTACTCATCTACCAATTTATTAAGTTCAGGAATTTCTTTTTTACATGGTGGGCAAGATGAAAACCAAAAGTTAAACACAACTATACTTCCTTCCAGATCCTTACTATTCCATACATCACCGTTGATATCGGTAAGTTCGAATTTAATTTTGCTTTTTGGAGTGTTTTCATCTGATCCGAAAACGAACAAACTTAAAGAAGATAAGATTAGGGCTAAAGTAAAGATAAATGGAGCCTTCTTTATCAGGACAGGTACTTTGGATTGCATAAGAGTATATTTTTTGAGGCGCAAATATAGATAAACTTTGTATAAAAAAAACAGGCTGATTAAGTTCGCTATTTGCGAATTTTATACTATTTTTGCATCAATAACCCGGATTATGAATAATATAGTTGCTAAAAGAACTCTGACTGAATTTTGGAAAAAATACCCTGATTCTGAAAAACCACTAAGACATTGGTACAACAATGCATTAAAATCCA encodes the following:
- a CDS encoding MATE family efflux transporter, whose protein sequence is MAKVQAHTDELGKLNIGSLLLKLSVPATIGMMVMVLYNVIDTIFVARFVGSMAIGGLAIVMPITMLIAAVGMALGVGGSSLISRYLGANQADKANTVFGNLLMLTFTFTVLFTLIGYIFPDTVLMLFGADGEIFPYAKEYYLIVLAGTPFLGLSMAGNNIIRSEGNARMSMIVMLVSSVLNLVMDYIFIIWLSWGISGAAWATLIAQILTFIFIAYYFIGSGKSSVVIKLQYLKLNVDTVKEVIGIGSSSFARQGSASIIAIFINHSLMVYGSEVDVAAYGILNRVMMMSVFPMIGLIQGFLPILGYNFGAENYDRVLKVIKISFISAFILGSISLFVMSVFPREVFEIFTNDEALIIPGSRYLVIVIIVIPLVGIQMLGASFFQAIGKAKPALLLTLARQVIFLIPLMLILPKFIGIEG
- a CDS encoding TlpA disulfide reductase family protein; translation: MQSKVPVLIKKAPFIFTLALILSSLSLFVFGSDENTPKSKIKFELTDINGDVWNSKDLEGSIVVFNFWFSSCPPCKKEIPELNKLVDEYSDRNVVFIGVSLNNEDEVENFTYMHPFKYKLIPNGSNFVDAQKISSFPTQLIIDKDGMLVDKIVGGVSFETMKEQIEKLCNN